Proteins encoded together in one Candidatus Sulfotelmatobacter sp. window:
- a CDS encoding O-methyltransferase: MRSFEAINYSLRPNKNVERKLIARILNTIGKNARFDWRDYRYLGLGSMWFVDFIMMHKSIGINELVTIEKEHSRAKRVSFNAPYSCVEVKIGMSTSVLRELSWDNRTIAWLDYDDVLRPYMFDDLNEIIVKSTTGNVVMLSVNAEAAQLSITENDEIVDPMTVLKGLVNATYIPTDAEKRLSKNQFPALLGEIMFNFMKSSVLNTATGLDFFPLFNFAYSDGSKMVTYGGMIVDTNDERIVKGLSLQSSFEFFAHHEQFEIQVPQLTFKEKLELDKRMPCAVAPKPEDLPFELKPSEIEAYRMFYQDYPMYGEFHP, from the coding sequence ATGCGATCATTTGAAGCCATCAACTATTCTTTGCGTCCAAACAAGAATGTCGAGCGCAAACTGATCGCTCGAATTCTGAACACGATCGGGAAGAACGCTCGCTTCGATTGGCGCGACTATCGATATTTGGGACTTGGCTCGATGTGGTTTGTCGACTTCATAATGATGCACAAAAGCATCGGTATCAACGAACTCGTCACAATCGAGAAAGAGCACAGCAGAGCGAAACGAGTCTCGTTCAATGCGCCGTATTCGTGTGTTGAAGTCAAGATTGGGATGAGTACATCTGTGCTCAGGGAGTTGTCTTGGGATAACAGGACGATTGCATGGCTGGATTACGACGATGTGCTCAGGCCGTATATGTTCGATGACCTGAACGAGATCATCGTCAAAAGCACGACGGGCAACGTGGTGATGTTGTCCGTGAACGCGGAAGCAGCCCAACTAAGTATCACGGAAAACGATGAGATCGTTGACCCGATGACGGTTCTCAAAGGACTGGTTAACGCCACCTATATTCCTACGGATGCCGAGAAACGGTTAAGCAAGAACCAGTTTCCCGCATTGCTGGGCGAGATAATGTTTAATTTCATGAAAAGCAGCGTGTTGAACACCGCGACAGGCTTGGACTTCTTTCCCTTGTTCAACTTTGCCTATTCTGACGGGTCAAAAATGGTGACGTATGGGGGAATGATTGTCGATACTAACGACGAGAGAATAGTGAAGGGGCTTTCCCTTCAGTCTTCCTTTGAATTCTTCGCACATCACGAACAGTTTGAAATTCAGGTTCCGCAATTGACCTTCAAAGAGAAATTAGAACTGGACAAGCGAATGCCGTGCGCTGTCGCTCCCAAACCCGAAGACTTGCCTTTTGAACTCAAGCCTAGCGAGATCGAAGCTTACAGGATGTTTTACCAAGACTATCCCATGTACGGTGAGTTCCATCCGTAG
- a CDS encoding DNA cytosine methyltransferase, whose protein sequence is MSPKPKIIDLFCGAGGFTLASWQAGFECVAGFDASEVLSSRFSENFPKSTFIKCDLRSAEVSEVLRAAGLKAREIDGIVGGPPCQGFSWIGRRKSDDPRNALIHHFFRLVNGIKPRFFVMENVPGLLHEPFSVRLKRELARLSDHYSMLGPLLLDSADFGAATRRQRILIVGIDSRHVDPIAKDDLVQRFVPIKSTVRDAIHDLPDPVLVSEKNSDGWAGYSRDPFCDEKGLFARKARAAPPAHLGSPLGREFLAKGLVSGFQYTEHTQEVVNRFDSVPAGGTDSISRFPRLDWDEQCPTLRAGTGPENGSFQSVRPIHPTCNRVITVREAARLQGFPDWFQFHPTKWHSFRMIGNSVNPQMANEVLSAIRMRL, encoded by the coding sequence ATGAGCCCCAAGCCCAAGATCATTGATCTTTTCTGTGGTGCCGGCGGCTTTACGTTAGCCAGTTGGCAGGCTGGATTTGAGTGCGTTGCTGGTTTTGATGCAAGCGAAGTGCTGTCGAGCCGATTTTCAGAAAACTTCCCCAAATCAACATTCATAAAGTGTGATCTGCGATCCGCAGAGGTCAGCGAAGTCTTACGAGCCGCTGGACTGAAGGCGCGCGAGATAGACGGGATAGTCGGCGGGCCGCCGTGTCAAGGTTTTAGCTGGATCGGAAGACGAAAATCCGACGATCCCAGAAACGCTCTAATACACCATTTTTTCCGTCTCGTTAACGGCATAAAGCCAAGGTTTTTCGTAATGGAGAATGTGCCGGGTCTCCTACACGAACCTTTTTCAGTTCGCCTCAAACGTGAGCTTGCTCGGCTGTCCGATCACTATTCCATGTTGGGTCCATTGTTGCTGGATTCGGCAGATTTTGGCGCAGCGACTCGTAGGCAGCGGATATTGATAGTCGGGATTGATTCACGACACGTCGATCCGATTGCCAAGGACGACCTCGTCCAGCGTTTCGTTCCAATAAAATCTACCGTTAGAGACGCCATACACGATCTACCGGACCCTGTGTTAGTGAGCGAAAAGAACAGCGATGGATGGGCTGGATACAGTCGTGATCCGTTTTGCGATGAAAAGGGATTGTTTGCACGCAAAGCGCGTGCCGCTCCGCCAGCGCATTTGGGATCACCATTGGGGCGTGAATTTTTGGCGAAAGGTTTGGTGTCGGGTTTTCAATACACGGAACACACGCAGGAAGTTGTGAATCGCTTTGACTCCGTCCCAGCGGGAGGCACAGACTCGATCAGTAGGTTTCCTCGCCTTGATTGGGATGAACAGTGTCCAACGCTGCGTGCAGGAACGGGTCCTGAAAATGGATCGTTTCAGTCCGTTCGACCGATTCATCCGACGTGCAATCGAGTTATCACGGTTCGTGAAGCGGCCCGATTACAAGGCTTCCCCGATTGGTTCCAATTTCATCCGACGAAATGGCATAGCTTCCGCATGATCGGCAACAGTGTAAATCCTCAAATGGCGAATGAAGTCCTTAGCGCCATTCGGATGCGTCTCTAA
- a CDS encoding PQQ-binding-like beta-propeller repeat protein — MKRIVIAAACALLASSHVHGPNVQAHSSATGAEASSQTSSQVSLQASSQVSPQASSQVSPQASSQASSQASSQASSQASSQAANADWAVYHGNPHGTHYSLLDQINTKNVQRLKVAWTFDTGDGAPTNDMEGDTIVVKGRMYFASPKGRIFSLNAGTGAQNWVYDPAEGAPVTGNGRLRGVCYWTDGTTGDERILFTWRNRLMAVDAKTGKPVESFGDAGKVDLTQDLGRDPHSVSVNVNSPGVIYKDLIILGSTGATPGHIRAYDVRTGKLTWIFHTIPQPGEFGYDTWPKDAWKTANGGNAWSGLSLDPERGIVYLPLASTGMGFKDFYGADREGDTLFGTSVVALDANTGKRLWHHQLVKHDLWDRDPPTPPTLVTVRRDGRDIPAVAQITKYGFVWVFDRVTGENLFPVQEVPVFPSTIPGEKPATSQTLPAAPEPFARQRLTEETLTQRTPAANAAVRAHLATMSNRGRFDPPSLEGTVIFPGLDGGGEYGGAAWDPETGILYINSNEQAYILKLRAQVKKTGGEASAAEIYSASCAGCHGVDRKGNPPSFPALLGLTKRMASPQIAQMIAHGSGRMPGFEGSLSKTQIDGLVAYISDDNSKPAPTPNNATPDNASANVANANVDYVFQGYTKFLDPDGYPAVSTPWGTLNALNLNTGRYIWQIPFGEYPELNDPTTGSENYGGGIVTKGGIFFIAATVYDNKVRAFDKLTGKLLWEDTMPTSSVATPSTYAVNGKQYFAVSSGGGKNPKVKNGGGIIAYALP, encoded by the coding sequence ATGAAACGAATCGTAATTGCAGCGGCGTGTGCATTACTCGCCTCCAGCCATGTGCACGGGCCGAACGTTCAGGCCCATTCCTCCGCCACAGGCGCCGAGGCTTCCTCGCAGACCTCGTCTCAGGTTTCCCTGCAGGCATCTTCTCAGGTTTCCCCGCAGGCATCTTCTCAGGTTTCCCCGCAGGCGTCTTCCCAGGCTTCCTCGCAGGCTTCTTCCCAGGCTTCCTCGCAGGCTTCTTCTCAGGCTGCCAACGCGGACTGGGCCGTTTATCACGGCAATCCGCACGGAACACACTATTCGCTGCTCGATCAAATCAATACCAAGAACGTCCAACGCCTGAAAGTCGCGTGGACGTTTGACACCGGGGATGGCGCCCCGACCAACGACATGGAAGGGGACACCATCGTGGTCAAAGGACGCATGTATTTCGCCTCTCCGAAGGGGCGCATTTTCAGTCTCAATGCGGGCACTGGCGCGCAGAACTGGGTCTACGATCCCGCTGAGGGCGCACCGGTTACCGGCAATGGGCGATTGCGCGGCGTTTGCTATTGGACCGACGGAACTACTGGAGATGAGCGGATTTTGTTCACCTGGCGGAATCGACTGATGGCGGTAGATGCCAAAACCGGAAAACCGGTTGAAAGTTTCGGCGACGCCGGCAAGGTCGACCTGACTCAAGATCTTGGGCGAGATCCACACTCGGTATCGGTGAACGTCAATTCGCCCGGCGTGATCTATAAAGACCTCATTATCCTCGGTAGCACTGGCGCGACGCCCGGTCATATTCGCGCCTATGACGTGCGCACCGGAAAGCTGACGTGGATCTTCCACACGATCCCGCAGCCCGGCGAATTTGGTTACGACACGTGGCCCAAGGATGCATGGAAGACTGCGAATGGTGGCAACGCATGGTCCGGTCTGAGCCTCGATCCTGAGCGCGGCATTGTCTACCTTCCGCTGGCGTCGACGGGCATGGGATTTAAGGATTTCTACGGCGCCGATCGCGAAGGCGATACGCTCTTTGGCACCTCGGTGGTGGCGCTTGACGCCAATACCGGCAAGCGTCTGTGGCACCACCAACTCGTGAAACACGACTTGTGGGATCGTGATCCACCGACGCCACCGACGCTGGTCACCGTTCGCCGTGACGGCCGGGACATTCCTGCTGTAGCCCAGATTACGAAGTACGGTTTCGTCTGGGTGTTCGACAGGGTCACGGGCGAAAATCTGTTTCCGGTGCAGGAGGTGCCCGTCTTTCCTAGCACCATTCCGGGCGAAAAGCCCGCAACCAGCCAGACCTTGCCTGCGGCGCCTGAACCGTTCGCTCGTCAGCGACTCACGGAGGAGACCTTGACCCAGCGTACGCCCGCCGCCAACGCGGCAGTGCGGGCGCATCTGGCGACGATGAGCAACCGTGGCCGCTTTGATCCACCCTCGCTCGAGGGCACAGTCATCTTCCCGGGACTGGATGGTGGGGGCGAATATGGCGGCGCTGCCTGGGACCCCGAAACCGGCATTCTCTATATCAACTCCAACGAACAAGCCTACATCCTGAAGTTGCGGGCGCAGGTTAAGAAGACCGGCGGCGAGGCCTCTGCTGCCGAGATCTACAGCGCCTCCTGCGCCGGTTGCCACGGCGTCGACCGCAAGGGCAACCCGCCGTCGTTCCCCGCATTGCTTGGACTGACCAAGCGGATGGCGAGCCCGCAGATCGCACAAATGATCGCCCATGGATCTGGGAGGATGCCCGGATTTGAAGGCAGCCTGAGCAAAACTCAGATTGACGGCCTGGTGGCTTACATCAGTGATGACAACTCGAAGCCGGCGCCTACACCTAACAACGCTACACCGGACAACGCGAGCGCGAACGTCGCCAACGCGAACGTCGACTATGTGTTCCAGGGCTATACAAAGTTCCTGGACCCGGATGGCTACCCTGCGGTCAGCACGCCGTGGGGCACGCTGAATGCGTTGAATCTCAACACGGGTCGATATATCTGGCAGATCCCGTTCGGTGAGTATCCCGAGTTGAACGACCCCACCACCGGCAGTGAGAACTATGGCGGGGGAATCGTCACCAAAGGCGGCATCTTTTTCATCGCCGCAACGGTCTACGACAACAAGGTCCGCGCCTTCGACAAGCTGACGGGCAAGCTCCTGTGGGAAGACACGATGCCAACCTCGAGCGTTGCCACGCCCTCGACGTATGCCGTGAACGGCAAGCAGTATTTTGCGGTGTCATCCGGCGGCGGTAAGAATCCCAAGGTAAAGAACGGCGGCGGCATCATTGCCTATGCTCTGCCTTAG